The nucleotide sequence CAGTTAGGTGGCTTACAGTATACCACATCAAGCTGGAAAGTCAGCCATCTATTTTACAGTCACCGTTGAGGCCCCGTGAATGGACTCCATCACGGCTGCAAAGCGGCTGCAGAGGTCGTAGGGGGAGTTGGGCCGGATCTTCGGGGGCTCTTTGAGCACAATAACCTCTGCAGAGCAGTCAAGGAGCCTGGGGAGCAATTCGCCTAGCTTCAGCTGCAGGTTTGCTGTCAGGGGGGAAAGGATGAGATAGTCAATGGCACTGAAACAGTAAAAGACCAGATGGCAGAGGGCTGCAAGCTAAAAAGCTGTGACGCCTTTTCAAGATTGATCTTCCAAAGCTGAAAACAGCTCTTGTCCTGCACACAAGGACAAGCAGCATCTGCTGACACAGAAGAGTCATCgcaccagctgctgcctgggtCTCATCAGTCCTCAGGTCCTGTCTCTTTGTGTGTGGAGACTACCAAAGGCTCAATAAAGAGGAAAGCTCCACTGCCACCTAGCTGCGCTGGGGGTAGTGCCAAGTGTCACCAAGATTCTACATTTTCTCAGTTCAGGATGCTTTACTTGCTGGTATGTCAGAAATAACTGCACATTTCAAGGCTACACTCAAATGCTGACTTGACATTCACGCAAAATAGAGCATGTGCTGTGGCCTTTAACATCTCGGACCTTCACAGGTCTGCCTGTATAGAGGAGACGGCATTCAATCCATGGTAAACAAGAGCCCTTCAGGAGCTGACCACACAAACTCCAGCATCAGGCCCACTAAAGGACAAAAACTTTTAGATGaagaaaagcaggcagaaaatGACAACATTTGAACCAGCTCACCTGATACAGGAGGTGCAGTCTActgttgtttctttaaaatctttcactTAAGCGTCATCAGGACAAACCGAAGAATGGGCTACTTGCACATTAGCCTAAGCGTATCCAACATTTATCCTCTATGGTAGTATTTTGAGAATAAACCTCTGTGTTTCGCCTTACTTTCCTATGGCAAATTTACCCTCTGTTGAGGATAACAACAAACCAAACTCCCTAAATCTTCACACACAGATCAAATCAGTCAAAACcaatctctctttttaaaacctCAGAGGAATCATGGCTCCAGACTGCAGAAGGAAATACTTAACAAAAGACAGCTATCCAGAACCAAAATTCAGCTACAAAGAACAAATCTCTTTAGAGGGCAAAGATCCTCTGAATCTGGCAGCATTCACCTGCCATCTATGGGAAACTCTCAGTTAAAGCAAAAACAATACACACCTAGATGAAACTTAGCCATTCTTTTTAACATAGTTTCTCACATTTCAATAAACAGGAATCCTTCTGCAGATTGACAGCAAACAGTAAATAAATTCTTCTACAACATAACTCAATTGATGATTCAAATACACTTCTCAGAACCCCAAGCAGAAATACCAAGTGTGCTACAGCGTAAATGCTAAGAAtccaaggaaatattttaaatggttcTTTAATTCCTTTCTAGCTAAGGCCTAGAAACCATCCTGACTGCTTAGAATACACAGCACCAAAAAGGGGAGGCCGGCAGCTGTTCCTTACCATCCATGTCTTCTCGTCCCAGATAGGAGCACCAGCGGTTTCTCATGACCTCAATGGCATCCAGGTCATCTTTTGAGATGTCATTGTTAATGATGAGGTGCATGCAGGGGATGATCAGCTCATTCAGGATGTTAATGCCCTCTGCCACACGAGCCTCTTCACTGCTCACAAACAGAGATGCTGCCACATCATTCAGCTTCTACGGGAGGAGGAAAATCGGGGGACAGACACTTACAAAGTCAGTACAGACATCAAGTAATCAACATGCTGTCAGGAAAGTCATACGGCTCAGCCCCTTTCATTTGATAGCCATGTAGAAACACATAGACTAACAAAATCAGGCGCCACTTTCTCTTAAAGGAATTTTCCTTTAATCAATCACAAGagaaacaacagagaaaaactgcTACAGGATTAGAGCAACAGCATGTATACGGTTCTGGCTTTAAGATGCTGAGATACAGATCTGCCTTTACCCATATTCCCTGAAAACTGTATCTTCATTAAATTATCATTTGCTAGATTTTCATACTATCACTGGCACACGGTAAGGAGCAGAAGCCATAGTAATAGGCTCCAGCAGTATTAGTTACATGGGTCTTGGCAGCCACAGAGCATGAACTAAAAACAAATCTCcattttatactgttttttttcccagggaaaaAGGCATCACCTTTTGCTTAGAGAGAGAAAGCTATTAacactagaaataaaaaagagggagaaaggcaATGATGGAACCTAATGGACAGAAAATGATACAAATACTGCCTTTTGAAAAGCATAGATTTAAAACCTGAGAGCAAGTTCAGCAGTATCTGAACCTTTCCTGAAAAAGAAGCACGTTAATAAAATGTGCTCATACAAAGGGATATGGCATGACCTGATTCTTTGAGCAATGTGCATTCAGCAGTCAGTGAGTGAACTGACTCACAGAGCAAAAAGAGCTGATGTTACCTAGGCagctccctcccctgcccctccAAGAATGAATTTAGAGCTCTTTGTTACAGACCAGgagacattttcttctgtacagGGCAATCAGCGATTCATTCACTCCTCTGTTGGGTCCCTTCATCAGCAGTGTGGTGTTACTTTGGTAGGCGTAGACCAGGTAGGTCAATGACTCCTGGTACCTAAGACAAGAGTGTCAGCTGTCCAGCCCTCCAGGTTTATCAGTGTCACAAGCTGCAGTGAAGTCAGCCATGTCAACTCAGGAAATGTTTTCCACTCAGCCTCAATGGTAACTAACATCAAGCCTGACAGATAAACTTCATTTCCTCACCAAAGCATAAATAGTTGTTCTACGTCAACTAATGACACATCCCTTTTTCCCCAGTGTGCCAAACCAGCATCTTAGAAACAgccctttaaagaaaaagtttgtgTACAATTTAGTGAGAATGCGAGTGCCAACTTCTACATTTTCTGTATTGGTCCCTGAACTTTGCACTTCAGGAGAATGCGCAAAGAGGTGCacagaacagtattttcaatTTCTACATATTTCTAGCTTATAAAAGAActggttaaaaaatatttaagaaaacaactGCTGGGTTGAGCTTCTTGAGTCAGCCAAATCAAAACTGGTAGAGACTACGTCATTTCAGAGAAATTCTAACACACCCTGCCTAGCTTCTTGTCAGTTTACCCACTTGACTTCAGCAGCTCATCACTGAGAGCCACCTCAGAATATAAAATTCTGTTCCTATCCATGAATAATTTCTAAAAGGcaagttttcttctgtattgCAAAAACGACTTTAAACATCAAATCTTtcataaaatctttctttctcacttcCTCTGTACTACACTATTTATGTAACATACAGCTGCAATAACATTGGCAGGGAAAAACATCTATTTTCACTTCTCACAAGTCCAGAGaacttcaaaatacatttaaaaacaaagtatggCATCCAATACAGGATAGTTTGATTTTAATCCAGGAGTCCAAAGAGCAAAATAAGATGATGGCAATCATCATTCCTGCAAACTCATCTCTGGGAACGAAAATACAAAGCTCTACCGAAGGACAGATTAGTGGGAAATCCTAAGAATCGGGGTCAGACATCTACCTAGTAACTCAGCATAACATTTAAATTGTCAAACGAGGTCACCTCTGCATTCAAGAAAAGGCTATTAGCAAGTCAAGAAGAAAGCATATCTCAAATACAAGATTGACCATCACAGGTCAGAAGCAGTAAGTACTGTCAAAATAGCTTGTACTTCTAGCCTGTAGCTAATCTTATTCAAGCAGCCAATTAATATTAACCTACTTTCTATTCTGGTACAGCTCCAGCCCTGTAAGCAGGTAAACAGACACCTTGCGAAAAAGACTGTAGTCTTCGTGCCATCTCTGTTGAGGAAtaacaagaaaagcagagtgtCAGCTTCACCTGTAACACACATACTGAGTATTACATTCCTTCACAATCCAGAAGCATATCAGATCTGACCCTCCGAGTTGTCTAAAGTTCTCTTGTAAGCCGTAAATAAAACAACTCAATTTAGTCAATTGCATGCACATTCCCAAAAGTTCAAGAAATTCCCAAGATATTCATTCTTACTTTTAACCACCACCTTCTGAACACACAAAGTTCAGACAGCAAGAAAGATACTTATAGGCACACTAGCTACTGCTTTATGAACTTGCACTGTATTCCTGGTTTCCTGGAATTTTGGACAGCACGAGCACTGACAAACATTAACAATCAAAAATGGCATTCTGGTCCCTTACCTTATACTCCTCCATATCAACATCGTCAGGGCCAATTTCTCTCAGCTTAGCTCGTGCTACCTTCATAATGCTAATTGACCTGCTCCGTATAAGCAGAGAGGACAAAAATTAGAGAAATTGTGCCACTTGTGTCTGATGAGAAAAGCTTCATCTTGTAATCCAAAGCACAAACCTTTCATCATAGCTGAGGTTTTTATCTGCAaactgctcaagaagggtccGCTCGACAACCTGTTTGGGAGCATTGTTTTGCAGGAAGTAAACGAGCACATGTTGCAACCGGGCATCATTCTGAGGGGTTGGGGTCTCTTTTGCAAGTAGATAGAGTCTGCAGTATTCCTCATGGAACGCCTATCAATGAAACACACACACTAAAACTTCCATCCTTCTGCCGGTTTGAATGCTGCAGCGGTTGATGCTAAGCTTGCAGTTGCCAGCAGGCTAAATGCCTTTCAGAAAGAGTGGGCTGTACAACTCCCTTAGTTTTGGGAATCTTGCTGCAAGTGCCAAAGTTGAAAAAATCTACTGTATATCTCTTGTATCAGTATTAAGATGCAGGAGTGATTTATACTCCTGGATATTAATAACAGGTGATTTTTCCCacatcatatttttatttaaatccttTTGCCTGTAAAATCTAACAGCTTCAATATGCAGCGGCGCATATTCTTTCAAATCCCTCTATCCAATGCACACATTTCTTAGGATGCACTTTACAAGAAAGGTTACAGTAAGCATGCACATTCAGGACCAAAAAAAGGTTTCATGTGAGTCCTAGTTTCAATTAAGGACTTATACAACAGATTCTAATAGGTACCCAAATAAAACAAGTCTATTTGTCATTATCCAGACAGAGAGAACTGCCAACAGTTAAAGAATAAGTGGTACAAATAGTGAAAAGTAAGTAAAAGCTGTTGCTTATTCTGAAAGGAGGGGAGTGCTTACAACTTCTAAAAATTGTTTAGAGCACAAGGCTATGTTATTACAATAAGAGAACAGAAACGTGGGTCAAAAAAGCCAttagctgaaagaaaaactgcatgAAATGTTCCCTTTTCATGAAATGAAACATGTAGGCTGTACTGATATATTATGAATGTAAACAGACTTTCATTCTACTGGATTTAGCAAACAAGAAAGATACCTTAACAAGCCCTGCTTCAGACCCATCTCGATCAAAGGTCTGGCGGGCTTTTGCAATAGCGAGGATCACACCTTGCATGGCTGGACTCAGCATCACCTAccacaaaagcaggaaaacaaacacaaacaggaacaaggaaaacaatgacagacagaagaaaaggcatggtgaagaaaagaaaaaggttcaaAAGGTAAAGTTTAAAGGAAATGATATGAATGTTGATGGAACAAGCCAGAGCTGCAATTTGATAATATACTACTTATTCCATCTATCACATGCACTTTAAATAGAGTTTTTTTCAAACACTTAAATGTGTCATTCCAAGCCTTGAGTTTGTAAATTCAACAGGTGAGAACACAAAGCACGCTAATCATATCCCCTGTATGTCCCattcaaatttttaaagcaatacaAATAAGAGAGCACTGCCTATGGCAGAGCATTTCATTGTGCTAACTTCACACAAGCAAACATTAAACATACTCATGTAGTAACTAGCTCAGTATTTCTACATGTGAAATACAATTGTACTTGTGAAAAAGCCTGAACTGACTGACTTCTAACATAATGCTTGAGTATGTATATGAGGGAGGTTACTGTAAGTTTTAGCAGTCACTCCTTAGACAGGACAAAACTAACTGAAAATAGTAAAGAGGCTTGTAAATAAAGTAATATAGCTAGGATCAATTTTGATACAGTTGTGACAGAAAGACAACTTAAAGGAACAATGTGCAGATGTAATGATTAAGTGCTTTTACGGAGCTGCTTTTCTGATAGCATTTGGAGATGAAATTACTAGAAGATTTGGTCTGGCCTTCCTTATTTCTATAGTGGGAAAATTTATATTGAAAACAACATTATTTCCTGACAGACTACTATCTTACCCAATCTTAGGAAAGCTCAAAGCCAACTAACTGCACAGTTACAGGTTAATGACAGACAGTAATTAAACTCCTGCACTAGGTTCTGTACCTCCTCATCATATCCATCTGCATCAGATCTAACAAGAATCTTCCCCACACTGGGGATTTCCACTTCAGAGACCTGTGAGCTAGTTTGGTCAGCAGACTCTGTCTCTTTAGCATCCTGTGGTTGTTCTGCCTGAACTGTAAGAGTTGTTTCTCCCGGATGGGCCTTCATTGGGTCTATCTCTTTTGGCTGTggcagcagaaagaagaaaagaataagaaaaacaaaagcaaaacacaggaaaGTAAAAGTGGATCGAGTTAAAGGTGACAGAGctacagaaatacacagaaatgaaaaaagcagatgTTCATTAGGAAGAATACAAAGACAACAACTGTCTGTGTTCTAGGCCGGGGCTCAGTTCTCACCTCACAGAGAGCTGCCTCTACACCATTCTTCTCGTAGGCATCGGCAGTGTTTGCAATGGCCTGGGCAGTCTGCTCCTTTGCAATCATGGCATGTTCAGAGGACAACGAACGCATGCTCTGCTCACAGCCTGAAGACTGATCTGTCAGGACAGAGGTGTGGTATTACTGAGCATGAACTGCAAGACACAAATCCAAACGGACAGAAGGTAAAAGATGAAAGAAGGTGAAAGAGTGCACGAGATCAAAGCAGGTATCTTCCACATTTATTAGGCACACACAGCACCTTCTTTACCTGTGAATGGCATTCCCAAACCGTTCATATTTGAATTTACAGGCTACCTTAATTCTGTCAAAAACTTGGTCATGCAAGCAGTTAAGATGATGAAACAGCCTGCTAAAAATACATGAACTCAGGAACTACAagcctaaaataaaattatgccTTTATTCATACCTTAAACTGTTTCATCATTTAACGTGATGCAAAACACCAATTTAAGACCATATATGAGTCTGCAATAAGCTTGCTATTCAGTTCTATCAACATCCCATACTTTAACGAGCACTTGCTTTTCATGAAGTCTGCTTTCTTTATTGTTCCAAGATGTTTTGTAGCATTTCTCCACGAGTTAACATCTGCTACGTTCATCCCAGCAGTGAACGTATTTCATCATGAGCTTGTACATGCAAGCCTCATGAAGCCTTTTCAGTAGGTATGGCACATACTATCAGGCATTGCTAAGTAACGCTCTTCCACTCAAGAGAACAGCACCTCAACATTTGCTGCTCAATACTTTCATTTCACTTACTGACATTTTTGTAATTAGCTAACTATGATTAAATGAATGGAAAACACCCTTTCATCAAACTCTGTGACAAACTTAAaagtatgcacacacacaatgaGTAGAATAGTTTTTCCTGTTGCCAGGATGCAGCCTCTACCAACCTGCTTTGCTACTTCATTAACAGTTTCCCTGAGATATCTAGGATTTCACATAAGGCTCCAAACTAGTGCTATTTCTGACTTGGTTGTTACTAGTTTCAACACTGTTCACAAATTCAGATGTGGTGTTACCTGGTCCTGATTCAGAAGAGAGGTCCTGTGATTCAAAAGCAGGTGAAGGTTCAATCTGAGGTATCTTGCAAGATTGCTCCTCTTCCCATTCTTCTGCCTCTTGCTCAAGTCGCCAGTTGTCCTCCTGAATGTAATGTTTCAGTTCGAAGGGCAAGGCTTCAACTTCTTTCTGAAACCGTCCAACATCTGAATCATCCTCCTCATCTGGAAGAGATGCACAGTTTTTTATACGATGAAATACATGGTAGCATGACTACACCATTATAGACTAAACATCTCTGCCATATTATGGAAAGCAACAACCAAATAAGCtgagataaatgaaaaaaacactttctcatAGTTCTATAAATTAAGATGAACCATAACCAGAAGTACAAAGATAAAGATAGATTTATGAACCTCTCCAAGGCAAAAACTAGTTTTTTTCTACCTCTAACACCAcctactgaaaagaaattccagAAACAGTGACCTCTGATGCCGTAGGTCAGGAATATATCATTATCAAAGGGCTACAATATTCAGAGCACATCATTTAAACTGCCAGTAGCCAGAAAGGTCACAATTTAGCTCGAGACATCATACCTACAATGCAACGTAACATATAAGGGTAGGAATCACGTGGATTCCAAAGCAAGCATTTCCTACTTGTACTTAtcagtactttttttaaaactatttcaatattgtttgaagttttaaaatatcacaaaaatacCCCCAAGAAATACCAGgtttagaaaaatctttaaatttaatCGGAACCAAATGACAGTTCCCTATACCACCTTTTCTTATATATAATtgtaaaagcaaagcatttttaaaaacaacaagaatTACAtcaaacagggaaaaaaaacacatggaTTTCAGAGGCTGAACTGTCACAGGAAGGTGCACAAAACCCACAACTTCCAGATTCTCATCAGCAACATTTAGTGATGAGAAGAATGACAGTTCTACAttgtttgtttctatttattaCATCTATACGAAGCAAGCATCAGAATAGTAGGTTCTTCTACAGCTGCTTGCCATGTATGGTGCCATGTGCACAACAATTTCTCCACATAACTATGTGCCTATTGGCACCGCAAACACACTTGTAAGGCTCAGTCACCACTACCAATAACTCAACTCATGCAATAGCAAAGACTGCATATGTAAGACACACTGTGTAGCTGCATATTACAATATCACTACCAAACAAGCAGCTGAACCAAAATGCAAGATAAAAGCAGCATAAATAACTGGGAGACATTCCACGTGACCTTATAAACGGAGCACTCTTATATAAACCACATACAGTGTCAAAGTGATAAACACTAGCAATAAAGGCATATTGAAAGTAGTGAACGGGAAgcttcagtgtttatttttattaatattaaattaattagtATAATCTCACTAGTAAagttctttcttcagtttttaactttattagggatttagaaaaaaaatgagtacaGAATAAATCACTTCTTCATCAACTGAACTTTTCTGCATCATCTTCTGAAGCATTTGGATACTGCCTGATGGACTCTCAAAACAAGAAAGTCTCAGTCAAAATGGCAAAACCTGCcattttatgcatatatatgcattttatatatatatatatatatacacatatatatgataCATGCATATCTTTAGCCAGTTACAAAGACTAGTAATTAAGTATCAGTCAGAAATGCTAAAACTACACTTGACCAGATCTAATGAACTAAGTGTGCTGCAGAGCTAGTCTTTTCCTGCTCTTGACAGCAATCAAGTTACATTCCCCTGCTCCTGagcctctctctgcctcctccgCTACAGGACAGGCATAATACTATGCCAAAGAGAAGCTGAGGAATTTAAAGGTGACGCAGGGTTAGAGAGACAACATAGTACACAAATGTATGAATAACCAGCAGTTTTGGCTCCCATACCTGCAACCAAGCGGGACACCTTATCACTTATGTACATCAGGCAGTAGGCACTGGCATTCCTCAAGCCTCCAAATGAATCTCTCTCCAGTTCTTCCCATGATGATTCTGTCACTGAGATGTCATTGTACTTGAGCCAGCTTTTTCGAGGCTGGTCATATATGTAGGCCCAGTAATGACCAGCATTTGCTTGCCCTTCATGAACCAAGACTGCATGCAAACGATAGGGAACCTGCAAACTCATACAGACGTATTTTTCAGACTTGTAGTAAACAGAGTTGTCTGATCTCTATATAAAAAACTGCAAACACATTCACAGCTGTTGCCTTGTAGAAGACTGCTGATTCATACACTAAATTTTCTATTGTATAGGACCTGACTTCCGTTTTGGCAATTTGCTGTCAGCTTAGACCAAAAGTGCCATCATGAAACTGAAAGGCAATTCTAATCATTCCACTGGAAACTGAAGCCTTCCAAAGAGTTTCATGTTCCCAATGCAGAGAGTGCAATGTCTGAACTTGCTATTTGATAAGCTATTAAGGCACCTCTACCCAAGCTCCAATTACTAGACAGAATTCTCCAGATCACTACAGTAAACATATCTATGAGCCATTATGATACGAATTCTTAGCAATGCTGCCTCAGTTTTCTCCACAATTTGTGCAGATTGTACCAAATTACCTCTTTTTCAGTGCAAGAACACCAAATGTTTCACTCAAAGATCCCTTATAGCAAAGTAGGTAACATAACCTGACCTCAGATAGCACTCTTGGATTTATCGCGTGCTTAAATATAGAAGTGACTGTATTTGATCAAGATCCAAAGTTTGGTGCCTAACTAGAGCCAGTCTCCAACTCAGTCTCTGGCTAGGTTCTGAATTCCATCTTTCTGTGATGGGTCAGAGCCCCTTACGCAAAGTCCCACATAAAAACCAGAAAACTGCATGAGCTGAAATCCAGATTGATCCAAGGGTATCTTTGGCCTGTTGAAGTATACTTTGCTTACAATTTAAGAGCCAACTCCATTTCCAACTGGTAGAGGAAAAGGTGGTCACATTTAAGGTGCCATCTCTGTGGCATTCACAATTAAGATGGTTAAGAAAGATTATTTGATAATCTTTGGATGGAAGTTCTGAAACCTAAACTTTTCTCCACACAGTATTCAGCCAGAAACAGGCAGAAATTCAAGTGTGATAgatgaaaaagtaaacaaacttACCCTATTCAAACAAGTCAAATTCTTATAATGTACCCCCTATAGCACAGATTTAGTTATTCATTcatccaaaatgaaaacaaaaggaaaaaagttaagactttttccctgctccctcctttccctctggGATGTTTAAATACCTACAATGGATGCTCTGTGGCTGGCTGAGTGTATGTATCCCACATCTCTTGAGATAAGGCCAAACCAACAGAAACACACTTAGCTCCCTCTCCCCAAAAGAGGAGGCAGACAGTCTACAATAGCCTTCTTGattgcacagagcagaaaaatcagGTATAGTAGAGAG is from Rhea pennata isolate bPtePen1 chromosome 24, bPtePen1.pri, whole genome shotgun sequence and encodes:
- the USP28 gene encoding ubiquitin carboxyl-terminal hydrolase 28 isoform X8; the protein is MRWFTKLPPVLTFELSRFEFNQSLGQPEKIHTRLEFPQTIYMDRYLYSSKELIQKKREEIKRLKEKIAILQQKLEKYMKYGSGPTRFPLPDMLQYVLEFITTKPAVVRSSAHDSRATVLQSQAESHVLDRLSQQNSVLEAKNTKTTEDTAFFLANSSPQQKLSTSLQPSDSPAEISDCPAPHVISEEEVNLVRTCLQRWRNEIEQDMQDLKDSIARINLSVEQMYCDPLLQQVPYRLHAVLVHEGQANAGHYWAYIYDQPRKSWLKYNDISVTESSWEELERDSFGGLRNASAYCLMYISDKVSRLVADEEDDSDVGRFQKEVEALPFELKHYIQEDNWRLEQEAEEWEEEQSCKIPQIEPSPAFESQDLSSESGPDQSSGCEQSMRSLSSEHAMIAKEQTAQAIANTADAYEKNGVEAALCEPKEIDPMKAHPGETTLTVQAEQPQDAKETESADQTSSQVSEVEIPSVGKILVRSDADGYDEEVMLSPAMQGVILAIAKARQTFDRDGSEAGLVKAFHEEYCRLYLLAKETPTPQNDARLQHVLVYFLQNNAPKQVVERTLLEQFADKNLSYDERSISIMKVARAKLREIGPDDVDMEEYKRWHEDYSLFRKVSVYLLTGLELYQNRKYQESLTYLVYAYQSNTTLLMKGPNRGVNESLIALYRRKCLLKLNDVAASLFVSSEEARVAEGINILNELIIPCMHLIINNDISKDDLDAIEVMRNRWCSYLGREDMDANLQLKLGELLPRLLDCSAEVIVLKEPPKIRPNSPYDLCSRFAAVMESIHGASTVTVK